One stretch of Punica granatum isolate Tunisia-2019 chromosome 5, ASM765513v2, whole genome shotgun sequence DNA includes these proteins:
- the LOC116209177 gene encoding uncharacterized protein LOC116209177 isoform X1, producing MSDRTSRSPGSLTSMAVPSSSPLRTKSSASEAEAAVATVDGEQVTKNEEVVKDGEVAIGDGEVQRKRTKDPGVRVIGGRIYCSLNGKTCHQCRQKTLDFSAECKNMKGLKQCTIKFCQKCLKNRYGEKASEVAKFDNWHCPKCRGICNCSFCMKKRGHQPTGILVHTAKKTGFSSVSEMLNLGSPSNVVKDSDQSPNKPSVSNKLVVVSPSKLGKENSFDKDIDFTSPSVKFPEKSSKKRKSEGLKEISNGRKADDASLKDKHLESDQLEDKRLRKKVKGKEKAEPGHKATTKRKRKKHVLEGDSTKEEEPTAVRDDGDSNETGSSEAIEVRADKNITAAPVEVPLPKGTLLIAVAGVDLPAEAVGDVLQFLEFCAAFGKVLDLRKGQAEALLRELVSTRRRRTGPASLIVRFHLQLLSFLQEDIEEELSSSSPTNEQSSWLKALGEFATESQSVLRGFPLNCFEGGAEGYDNLDISKKLRLLNFLCDEVLNTEPFRTWIEEQNTKFIEDGKEAKEKLLAAKTKEKALKQKLQNELAEAIIAKNGVPLSISEHEAIVSQVKDEIAQARADVLHGKTSNKRQRSDAVRTEPLFLDSNGHAFWKLKTSDGDSDILLQELGNGDSVGSDEKWFIYEPEKKDAVDAYIYSVIMAKRHRVRANQPSASDSMQQVKIMA from the exons AT GTCAGATCGGACCAGTCGGTCTCCGGGATCGTTGACGTCGATGGCTGTTCCTTCGAGCTCGCCTCTGAGGACCAAGAGCAGCGCCTCGGAGGCGGAGGCCGCGGTGGCGACGGTGGATGGGGAGCAGGTCACGAAGAACGAGGAGGTCGTGAAGGACGGGGAAGTTGCCATCGGTGATGGAGAGGTCCAGCGGAAGCGGACCAAGGaccccggagttcgtgtcaTTGGAGGGCGGATCTATTGCTCGCTGAACGGCAAGACTTGCCATCAG TGTCGGCAGAAGACGCTGGATTTTTCAGCAGAGTGCAAGAACATGAAAGGCCTTAAGCAATGCACCATAAAATTCTGTCAGAAGTGTCTCAAGAACAG ATATGGGGAGAAAGCGTCAGAGGTTGCTAAATTCGATAACTGGCACTGTCCCAAGTGCAGAGGCATTTGCAACTGCAGTTTCTGTAT GAAGAAAAGAGGTCATCAGCCAACTGGCATACTAGTACACACAGCAAAGAAAACTGGATTTTCTTCCGTATCTGAGATGTTAAACCTTGGAAGCCCCAGCAATGTTGTGAAAGATTCAGATCAATCACCAAACAAGCCATCTGTTTCTAATAAG CTGGTAGTTGTCTCTCCAAGTAAACTGGGAAAGGAAAATTCTTTTGACAAGGACATTGATTTTACAAGTCCATCAGTGAAGTTCCCAGAAAAGTCttctaagaaaagaaaatctgaGGGGCTGAAGGAAATTTCCAATGGTAGGAAGGCTGATGATGCTTCCCTGAAAGATAAACACCTGGAGAGTGACCAACTGGAAGATAAGAGGTTGCGTAAAAAAGtgaagggaaaggaaaaggcTGAACCGGGCCATAAAGCCacaactaaaagaaaaagaaaaaagcatgTTCTGGAGGGTGATTCTACTAAAGAAGAGGAACCAACTGCAGTAAGGGATGATGGAGACAGCAATGAAACTGGGTCATCAGAAGCTATAGAAGTGAGGGCTGATAAAAATATTACTGCAGCACCTGTTGAAGTTCCATTGCCAAAAGGCACCCTCTTAATCGCTGTGGCTGGTGTTGACTTACCTGCTGAAGCGGTTGGAGATGTACTGCAGTTCCTGGAGTTTTGTGCTGCTTTTGGCAAG GTTCTTGATCTGCGGAAAGGTCAAGCTGAAGCTCTGCTTCGAGAATTAGTATCCACTCGAAGAAGGCGCACTGGGCCAGCATCTCTAATAGTTCGCTTTCATTTGCAACTGCTATCTTTTCTTCAAGAGGATATTGAAGAAGA GCTTTCATCTTCAAGTCCAACAAATGAACAGAGTTCATGGCTGAAAGCTCTGGGTGAATTTGCTACTGAATCTCAAAGTGTCTTGAGAGGATTTCCTCTGAATTGCTTTGAAGGAGGTGCTGAGGGTTATGACAATTTAGACATCTCGAAAAAGCTTAGGCTGTTGAATTTTCTTTGTGATGAAGTCCTTAATACTGA ACCTTTCAGGACCTGGATAGAAGAGCAGAATACAAAGTTCATTGAAGATGGCAAGGAAGCAAAGGAAAAGCTTCTTGCAGCAAAGACCAAG GAGAAAGCTTTGAAACAGAAGTTGCAGAATGAGCTGGCTGAAGCTATTATTGCAAAAAATGGTGTTCCCCTCTCAATATCTGAGCACGAAGCTATTGTCTCACAAGTGAAAGATGAAATAGCTCAAGCTCGTGCAGACGTGCTTCATGGGAAGACATCAAACA AGCGACAAAGATCCGATGCAGTTAGAACTGAGCCGCTCTTCTTGGATTCTAATGGTCATGCTTTTTGGAAGTTGAAGACTTCTGATGGTGACTCAGATATACTTCTTCAAG AGCTGGGGAATGGCGACTCAGTTGGATCTGATGAAAAATGGTTCATTTACGAGCCTGAAAAGAAAGATGCAGTTGATGCATACATCTATTCTGTCATAAT GGCAAAAAGACACAGAGTTCGAGCAAATCAGCCATCTGCTTCTGATTCAATGCAGCAAGTCAAGATCATGGCATGA
- the LOC116209177 gene encoding uncharacterized protein LOC116209177 isoform X2 translates to MAVPSSSPLRTKSSASEAEAAVATVDGEQVTKNEEVVKDGEVAIGDGEVQRKRTKDPGVRVIGGRIYCSLNGKTCHQCRQKTLDFSAECKNMKGLKQCTIKFCQKCLKNRFQIRYGEKASEVAKFDNWHCPKCRGICNCSFCMKKRGHQPTGILVHTAKKTGFSSVSEMLNLGSPSNVVKDSDQSPNKPSVSNKLVVVSPSKLGKENSFDKDIDFTSPSVKFPEKSSKKRKSEGLKEISNGRKADDASLKDKHLESDQLEDKRLRKKVKGKEKAEPGHKATTKRKRKKHVLEGDSTKEEEPTAVRDDGDSNETGSSEAIEVRADKNITAAPVEVPLPKGTLLIAVAGVDLPAEAVGDVLQFLEFCAAFGKVLDLRKGQAEALLRELVSTRRRRTGPASLIVRFHLQLLSFLQEDIEEELSSSSPTNEQSSWLKALGEFATESQSVLRGFPLNCFEGGAEGYDNLDISKKLRLLNFLCDEVLNTEPFRTWIEEQNTKFIEDGKEAKEKLLAAKTKEKALKQKLQNELAEAIIAKNGVPLSISEHEAIVSQVKDEIAQARADVLHGKTSNKRQRSDAVRTEPLFLDSNGHAFWKLKTSDGDSDILLQELGNGDSVGSDEKWFIYEPEKKDAVDAYIYSVIMAKRHRVRANQPSASDSMQQVKIMA, encoded by the exons ATGGCTGTTCCTTCGAGCTCGCCTCTGAGGACCAAGAGCAGCGCCTCGGAGGCGGAGGCCGCGGTGGCGACGGTGGATGGGGAGCAGGTCACGAAGAACGAGGAGGTCGTGAAGGACGGGGAAGTTGCCATCGGTGATGGAGAGGTCCAGCGGAAGCGGACCAAGGaccccggagttcgtgtcaTTGGAGGGCGGATCTATTGCTCGCTGAACGGCAAGACTTGCCATCAG TGTCGGCAGAAGACGCTGGATTTTTCAGCAGAGTGCAAGAACATGAAAGGCCTTAAGCAATGCACCATAAAATTCTGTCAGAAGTGTCTCAAGAACAG ATTTCAAATAAGATATGGGGAGAAAGCGTCAGAGGTTGCTAAATTCGATAACTGGCACTGTCCCAAGTGCAGAGGCATTTGCAACTGCAGTTTCTGTAT GAAGAAAAGAGGTCATCAGCCAACTGGCATACTAGTACACACAGCAAAGAAAACTGGATTTTCTTCCGTATCTGAGATGTTAAACCTTGGAAGCCCCAGCAATGTTGTGAAAGATTCAGATCAATCACCAAACAAGCCATCTGTTTCTAATAAG CTGGTAGTTGTCTCTCCAAGTAAACTGGGAAAGGAAAATTCTTTTGACAAGGACATTGATTTTACAAGTCCATCAGTGAAGTTCCCAGAAAAGTCttctaagaaaagaaaatctgaGGGGCTGAAGGAAATTTCCAATGGTAGGAAGGCTGATGATGCTTCCCTGAAAGATAAACACCTGGAGAGTGACCAACTGGAAGATAAGAGGTTGCGTAAAAAAGtgaagggaaaggaaaaggcTGAACCGGGCCATAAAGCCacaactaaaagaaaaagaaaaaagcatgTTCTGGAGGGTGATTCTACTAAAGAAGAGGAACCAACTGCAGTAAGGGATGATGGAGACAGCAATGAAACTGGGTCATCAGAAGCTATAGAAGTGAGGGCTGATAAAAATATTACTGCAGCACCTGTTGAAGTTCCATTGCCAAAAGGCACCCTCTTAATCGCTGTGGCTGGTGTTGACTTACCTGCTGAAGCGGTTGGAGATGTACTGCAGTTCCTGGAGTTTTGTGCTGCTTTTGGCAAG GTTCTTGATCTGCGGAAAGGTCAAGCTGAAGCTCTGCTTCGAGAATTAGTATCCACTCGAAGAAGGCGCACTGGGCCAGCATCTCTAATAGTTCGCTTTCATTTGCAACTGCTATCTTTTCTTCAAGAGGATATTGAAGAAGA GCTTTCATCTTCAAGTCCAACAAATGAACAGAGTTCATGGCTGAAAGCTCTGGGTGAATTTGCTACTGAATCTCAAAGTGTCTTGAGAGGATTTCCTCTGAATTGCTTTGAAGGAGGTGCTGAGGGTTATGACAATTTAGACATCTCGAAAAAGCTTAGGCTGTTGAATTTTCTTTGTGATGAAGTCCTTAATACTGA ACCTTTCAGGACCTGGATAGAAGAGCAGAATACAAAGTTCATTGAAGATGGCAAGGAAGCAAAGGAAAAGCTTCTTGCAGCAAAGACCAAG GAGAAAGCTTTGAAACAGAAGTTGCAGAATGAGCTGGCTGAAGCTATTATTGCAAAAAATGGTGTTCCCCTCTCAATATCTGAGCACGAAGCTATTGTCTCACAAGTGAAAGATGAAATAGCTCAAGCTCGTGCAGACGTGCTTCATGGGAAGACATCAAACA AGCGACAAAGATCCGATGCAGTTAGAACTGAGCCGCTCTTCTTGGATTCTAATGGTCATGCTTTTTGGAAGTTGAAGACTTCTGATGGTGACTCAGATATACTTCTTCAAG AGCTGGGGAATGGCGACTCAGTTGGATCTGATGAAAAATGGTTCATTTACGAGCCTGAAAAGAAAGATGCAGTTGATGCATACATCTATTCTGTCATAAT GGCAAAAAGACACAGAGTTCGAGCAAATCAGCCATCTGCTTCTGATTCAATGCAGCAAGTCAAGATCATGGCATGA
- the LOC116209177 gene encoding uncharacterized protein LOC116209177 isoform X3 produces the protein MAVPSSSPLRTKSSASEAEAAVATVDGEQVTKNEEVVKDGEVAIGDGEVQRKRTKDPGVRVIGGRIYCSLNGKTCHQCRQKTLDFSAECKNMKGLKQCTIKFCQKCLKNRYGEKASEVAKFDNWHCPKCRGICNCSFCMKKRGHQPTGILVHTAKKTGFSSVSEMLNLGSPSNVVKDSDQSPNKPSVSNKLVVVSPSKLGKENSFDKDIDFTSPSVKFPEKSSKKRKSEGLKEISNGRKADDASLKDKHLESDQLEDKRLRKKVKGKEKAEPGHKATTKRKRKKHVLEGDSTKEEEPTAVRDDGDSNETGSSEAIEVRADKNITAAPVEVPLPKGTLLIAVAGVDLPAEAVGDVLQFLEFCAAFGKVLDLRKGQAEALLRELVSTRRRRTGPASLIVRFHLQLLSFLQEDIEEELSSSSPTNEQSSWLKALGEFATESQSVLRGFPLNCFEGGAEGYDNLDISKKLRLLNFLCDEVLNTEPFRTWIEEQNTKFIEDGKEAKEKLLAAKTKEKALKQKLQNELAEAIIAKNGVPLSISEHEAIVSQVKDEIAQARADVLHGKTSNKRQRSDAVRTEPLFLDSNGHAFWKLKTSDGDSDILLQELGNGDSVGSDEKWFIYEPEKKDAVDAYIYSVIMAKRHRVRANQPSASDSMQQVKIMA, from the exons ATGGCTGTTCCTTCGAGCTCGCCTCTGAGGACCAAGAGCAGCGCCTCGGAGGCGGAGGCCGCGGTGGCGACGGTGGATGGGGAGCAGGTCACGAAGAACGAGGAGGTCGTGAAGGACGGGGAAGTTGCCATCGGTGATGGAGAGGTCCAGCGGAAGCGGACCAAGGaccccggagttcgtgtcaTTGGAGGGCGGATCTATTGCTCGCTGAACGGCAAGACTTGCCATCAG TGTCGGCAGAAGACGCTGGATTTTTCAGCAGAGTGCAAGAACATGAAAGGCCTTAAGCAATGCACCATAAAATTCTGTCAGAAGTGTCTCAAGAACAG ATATGGGGAGAAAGCGTCAGAGGTTGCTAAATTCGATAACTGGCACTGTCCCAAGTGCAGAGGCATTTGCAACTGCAGTTTCTGTAT GAAGAAAAGAGGTCATCAGCCAACTGGCATACTAGTACACACAGCAAAGAAAACTGGATTTTCTTCCGTATCTGAGATGTTAAACCTTGGAAGCCCCAGCAATGTTGTGAAAGATTCAGATCAATCACCAAACAAGCCATCTGTTTCTAATAAG CTGGTAGTTGTCTCTCCAAGTAAACTGGGAAAGGAAAATTCTTTTGACAAGGACATTGATTTTACAAGTCCATCAGTGAAGTTCCCAGAAAAGTCttctaagaaaagaaaatctgaGGGGCTGAAGGAAATTTCCAATGGTAGGAAGGCTGATGATGCTTCCCTGAAAGATAAACACCTGGAGAGTGACCAACTGGAAGATAAGAGGTTGCGTAAAAAAGtgaagggaaaggaaaaggcTGAACCGGGCCATAAAGCCacaactaaaagaaaaagaaaaaagcatgTTCTGGAGGGTGATTCTACTAAAGAAGAGGAACCAACTGCAGTAAGGGATGATGGAGACAGCAATGAAACTGGGTCATCAGAAGCTATAGAAGTGAGGGCTGATAAAAATATTACTGCAGCACCTGTTGAAGTTCCATTGCCAAAAGGCACCCTCTTAATCGCTGTGGCTGGTGTTGACTTACCTGCTGAAGCGGTTGGAGATGTACTGCAGTTCCTGGAGTTTTGTGCTGCTTTTGGCAAG GTTCTTGATCTGCGGAAAGGTCAAGCTGAAGCTCTGCTTCGAGAATTAGTATCCACTCGAAGAAGGCGCACTGGGCCAGCATCTCTAATAGTTCGCTTTCATTTGCAACTGCTATCTTTTCTTCAAGAGGATATTGAAGAAGA GCTTTCATCTTCAAGTCCAACAAATGAACAGAGTTCATGGCTGAAAGCTCTGGGTGAATTTGCTACTGAATCTCAAAGTGTCTTGAGAGGATTTCCTCTGAATTGCTTTGAAGGAGGTGCTGAGGGTTATGACAATTTAGACATCTCGAAAAAGCTTAGGCTGTTGAATTTTCTTTGTGATGAAGTCCTTAATACTGA ACCTTTCAGGACCTGGATAGAAGAGCAGAATACAAAGTTCATTGAAGATGGCAAGGAAGCAAAGGAAAAGCTTCTTGCAGCAAAGACCAAG GAGAAAGCTTTGAAACAGAAGTTGCAGAATGAGCTGGCTGAAGCTATTATTGCAAAAAATGGTGTTCCCCTCTCAATATCTGAGCACGAAGCTATTGTCTCACAAGTGAAAGATGAAATAGCTCAAGCTCGTGCAGACGTGCTTCATGGGAAGACATCAAACA AGCGACAAAGATCCGATGCAGTTAGAACTGAGCCGCTCTTCTTGGATTCTAATGGTCATGCTTTTTGGAAGTTGAAGACTTCTGATGGTGACTCAGATATACTTCTTCAAG AGCTGGGGAATGGCGACTCAGTTGGATCTGATGAAAAATGGTTCATTTACGAGCCTGAAAAGAAAGATGCAGTTGATGCATACATCTATTCTGTCATAAT GGCAAAAAGACACAGAGTTCGAGCAAATCAGCCATCTGCTTCTGATTCAATGCAGCAAGTCAAGATCATGGCATGA
- the LOC116209573 gene encoding mitochondrial uncoupling protein 1 produces MVAGGNTDISLPGTFASSAFAACFAEICTIPLDTAKVRLQLQKTVAAGDAAALPKYRGMLGTVATIAREEGAAALWKGIVPGLHRQCVFGGLRIGLYEPVKNLYVGENHVGDVPLTKKILAALTTGALGITVANPTDLVKVRLQAEGKLPPGVPRRYTGALNAYSTIVRQEGVTALWTGLGPNIARNAIINAAELASYDQVKQTILKIPGFTDNVFTHLLSGLGAGFVAVCIGSPVDVVKSRMMGDSAYKSTLDCFVKTLKNDGPLAFYKGFIPNFGRLGSWNVIMFLTLEQAKKFVKSIESS; encoded by the exons ATGGTGGCCGGCGGTAATACTGACATCTCCCTCCCCGGAACATTCGCCAGCAGTGCTTTCGCCGCCTGTTTCGCCGAG ATATGCACTATTCCATTGGACACTGCCAAAGTCCGACTTCAGCTCCAGAAGACGGTCGCTGCTGGGGATGCAGCGGCCCTGCCAAAGTACAGGGGTATGCTTGGCACAGTTGCCACCATTGCGAGGGAAGAAGGTGCAGCTGCCCTCTGGAAAGGCATTGTGCCTGGGTTGCATCGCCAGTGTGTGTTCGGAGGTCTTCGAATTGGGCTGTATGagccg GTAAAAAACCTCTATGTGGGTGAGAACCATGTTGGTGATGTTCCACTAACCAAGAAAATACTTGCTGCCCTCACTACCG GTGCTCTAGGTATTACAGTAGCAAATCCAACTGATCTTGTTAAAGTCAGGCTTCAAGCTGAAGGAAAATTGCCGCCTGGTGTACCAAGACGCTACACTGGTGCACTGAATGCTTATTCCACAATTGTTAGACAG GAAGGAGTAACAGCTCTATGGACTGGTCTTGGACCCAATATAGCACGAAACGCTATCATTAATGCTGCTGAGCTGGCCAGCTATGATCAAGTGAAGCAgacaattttgaaaattcctGGTTTCACAGACAATGTTTTCACCCATCTACTTTCTGGTCTTGGGGCAGGTTTTGTCGCTGTTTGTATCGGCTCCCCTGTTGATGTG GTCAAATCGAGAATGATGGGAGATTCTGCTTACAAGAGCACCCTCGACTGTTTCGTGAAGACTTTGAAGAATGAT GGCCCTCTTGCTTTCTATAAAGGCTTCATTCCGAATTTCGGAAGGCTGGGTTCTTGGAACGTGATCATGTTTCTGACCTTGGAACAG GCTAAGAAGTTCGTCAAAAGTATAGAATCATCATGA